CGTCTTTGTGCGTGGTCACGGCCTGCATCGATTGCGGCAGCGACAAATTCGCATAGTCAGCGGATTTCGCTTGTCCCGATAGAATCGCCTCCAAGACATTGTTCATGACGTTGGGCATACTCGCGACTCTCCTCTCATGGGTCGATCAACACGCCAGGGTTCAGCATTCCCTGGGGGTCAAGCGCCGATTTCGCGGCGCGTAAGGCAGCAGCGAACAGGTCAGGCCGCTGTTTATCGTACCAAGGCCTATGAATCCGCCCGACCGAGTGATGGTGGGTAATGGTGCCGCCCAAACGAATCACGACGTCGCAGGCTGCGGATTTGAGCGCTTTCCATTGCTCTAGCTCGCCACCACGCTTGCCTAACCCGAGGAACGTAAAGTACGGCGCAGGACCATCGGGGTAGATATGCGTGAAGCGACACGACAGAATGCCGCCTCCGCAAATGTCATCCAAGGCCTTCCGCGTTGCATCCATCACCCCGGCGTAGAAGGCGTCGAATCGCTCCCACGTAATCGAGCTTTCCACGGTGTCGAAGATTGCGCCCATGGCTGCCATGGAGATGGACTGATAGGGCATGCGGATGAAGGCATCGCGCCAATCGCCCACCGAGCCTTCACGCCCTGCGGTTTCGCCGCCGCCTTTAATTATTACTCCATTCGGTGTGGCCCCGCCGTGGTCGCGGCAACATTCCAAAGCCCGATTCATCCAAGCGTCCAAAGGATGATCCGCCGACTCGAACCCCAACATCACCATGGTGCCGGTCCCGTCGCCGACTTTATTGCGCTTGACCTCCATCGGGTCGAGCAAGCGGCAATTCGTGGGGTAGAGTCCGGATTGGCTCATGATGCGCACGGCAGTCACAGCAGACGCGAACTTCTCGAAGCGCACGCCAGCCGAGGCACGATACACCGGGCGATCTTGCAAGCGCATCCAGGCTTCGGTGATGATTCCCAAAATTCCTTCCGAGCCGATGAACATGCGGTCCGGGCTCGGGCCGGCGCCAGAGCCGGGAAGACGGCGACTCTCCAACGTGCCGCGTGGCGTCACTACGCGCAGCGACTCAACAAAATCGTCGATATGCGTGTACAGTGAAGCGAAGTGTCCGCCTGATCGGGTGGCAATCCATCCACCTAAACTGGACACCTCGAAGGACTGGGGATAATGCCTCAAGGTGTAGCCATGAGGCCGGAGCTGATCTTCCAGCGCCGGACCATAGACACCAGCTTGAATGCGGGCGGCACGTGAGGTGCGGTCGATCTCTAAGACCTTATTTAAGTAACGAAGATCGATGGAGACAGACGCACGCTGCGAACCATCTGCCGGTGGCTCCACACCCCCGGTCACGCTTGATCCACCGCCAAAGGGAATAGCAAAGGCGTTGACCGAGCTACACCAATCGAGCAGGGAAACGATATCCGCTTCCGTGCGCGGAAAAGCGACGACATCTGGGGGATTGGGAAACTGACGGCGATAGGCGCGAATCAGATCCGGCATCGCTTTACCGTAGGAATGCGCGGCGCGATCATACGTCGAGCTGGAGCAGATTGCGGCTAGCGACGCCGGCGGAACGAGGCGCGGTGCCCGCAATTCCAGCTCTTCAACCTTTGGCTCGGGATCTAACTCGACATCCGAGCGATTGAGGCTGGCGGCAATCGCCTGCGCGGTGGCTTTGCGCTGATCGAGCGTCGGTTGTTGATCCTCGTATCCCCATCCCCAAATCGAGAGGCGGCGGTCTGACATGTGTATCTCCCGAAGGCTAATAGCTTTTAGCTGTCAGCTATTAGCCAGACAATTCGGATATGCGCTAGGAGCACCTGGTACTTCGTCCACGGAAATATGAAGGGTTGTCATTCCGAGCCGAAACACAGTGAAGGCGAGGAATCTCGTGTTGGTCCTGCCAGCTTGAGATTCCTCGTCGCTCCGCTTCTCGGAATGACATCCCTCAGCATTACCCCGGCAGACTACTAGTCTGAAGCCTACATTCTTCTTGTTTTCTTCTTTCCAAAACTAAAAACTGCCAACTAAAAGCTAACAGATAAAAGCTAGTACTTCCCAAACGGCGGCGCGGCGATGGTCGTTTGCAACTCAATCAGATGCATCTCCCCAGAGGCCAGGGCTTTTTCCAGCGTGGCTCCCAGTTCGTCGGGCGTTCGTACGCGAGTCGCTCGCACGCCAAAGGCATTGGCAAAGGCCACAAAGTCCGGATTCGTGAGTCGCGCCTCGTACTCTTCTTGGTAGGCGGTGCGTTGGAGATAGCCAATCACACCATAGGCATTGTCGTTCACCACGATCATGGGGAACCCGATCTTGTGACGCACGCAGGTCGCCAACTCTTGCGAAGTGTACAAAAAACCGCCGTCGCCGATAATGCCGACGACCGGCTTCTCCGGACGGGCGACCTTTGCGCCGATCGCCCCGGGAAAACTGAAGCCGAGTAAGCCCGACCCTTTGGCACCGATGACGCCATTCGCTTGGTACGAAGGGTAAAAATACTCCGCCCAATAGGCAAGTTGTGCGTTATCGAGCACGAGCGTGCTGTCTCGCGGCAGACACGCACGAATGGCATCGAGATAGCGCACTTCGATTAATTCTTGCTGGAGGCGCGCTCGTTCCGTATCCGACTGGGTGCGCCATTCCGCGACCCGCTGCTGTCGAGCGCCTGAGTACGGCTCGCCGCCTTCGAGCTGCCGCCGGAGTTCTTTGGTGATCGCACGGACATCGCCGACCAGCGGGACCGCCGTAGGAAAGTTTTTCCCAATCCAACGTTCGTCCCAATCGACGTGGATCAGTTGCTCGGGCAACACCAAACCACGCCGCTTCCCATCCACTTCGCGCAGCCGGGTGCCAATGGCCAACGCGACATCGCACTGCGGCACGAGATCTTTCACCGCCATGCGGCGCGCAAGGTTGCCAAACGTCAGGGGATGATCTTCCGCGACCACGCCTTTTGCCGCCGTGCTCACGATAACCGGCGCGCAGATGGCCTCGGCAAGGGCGGTCAGGTCCGCCGACACCTGCTCGCGAGCAGCGTCGGTGCCAAGAATGATGAGCGGCTGTTTCGCGCGCCGCAGCAAAGCCACGGCCTCGTCGAGCCGCGCTGGCAACGGCGGAGCCGATGAGGCTGTCGCCTCTGCGGTCGCCGAAGAGGCGGTCACTTCTCCGGCCAAAAGATCCGTTGGCGCTTGGATGCATACCGGACCCGGACGTCCACTCAAAGCCAGCTCGATGGCTTTCTTGGTTGTTGCGCGAAAATCGTCGCCGGGGCGGACACAGAAGGTCGCTTTCGTCACCGTGCGGAACAACGAGCCCTGTTCTTCCAGTTCGTGGAGGACACCAAGTCCTTTGCCAATTTTGGCAGCGTCGATATCCGTTGTAATCATCAGCACCGGCGAGCAACTGCCCCAGGCTTCTTGCATCGAGGAGAGCGTAAACCCGGCTCCGGGGCCAGTCGAAGAAACGATGACACCGAGTCGTCCACCGGCGCGAGCATACCCGTCGGCCATATGCGTCGCCGCCGCTTCGTGACGGCACTGGATGTGGCGGATAGACGGTTCGCGACGCAGCACGTCATACAAACCGATGTTGTGAATGCTGGGAATTCCAAAGATCGTATCGACTCCGGCCTCTTTGAGCGCCTGTACGACTCCGTCTGCTCCACGCGGCATGGTGACTCCTTACCTCGCTGTCTCTGACTTCCTCGTCCGATGTCCCGGAGACGGTAGCATATGAGGGAGAATTTGCCAAAGAGGAGGGTTTTTAGGATGAGGGAGAGCGCACTTGATCCTCTATGGACTGCAGGAGCCACGCTCCCGCTCTGTCTTAGCGAAGCATGGCTTCAGGCCACTAAAGCGCCAGCATGGCTGGCGCAGTCCATACCTCAGCCCAGCGTATAGATTGAGGAGATTTTGGAAGAGAGCACGCTACCACACCTCCCGCACCGGCAACACGAACCCCGGCAGTACCGGATCGCCGCTCAGGGATTCAGGGTCGTCGAGAACCTCGACCGCGTGAGCCGGTCGATACACATGGACGCGCTTTTCCAACGGATCGATCAGCCAGCCTAATCGTGCGCCGTTGTCGAGGTATTCCTGCATCTTCTCCTGTAAAACCGGAAGCCGATCCGAGGGCGAACGCAGTTCGACGACAAAATCCGGACAAAACGGCCCAATGCCTTCTTGCTGTTCTTCGGTCAGCACTTCCCAGCGTTCGCGTCCTATCCAGGACGCATCGGGTGAACGTCGTGCACCGTTCGGAAGCGTAAACATTGTCGAGGAATCGAAGGAGATTCCGGTATCGTCTTCCTTCGACCATCCTGCCAAAAGGAAATTGAGTGTACTGTTGCGAAATCCGGTTTTCATTCCCGTCGGAGGCATAATCACCAACTCCCCTCTGGCATTCATCTCAATATGCAGTTCGGGATTCTCGCGGCACAGTTGTAGGAACTGCGCATCTGACAGATGCGCGGCCTGGACATTTAGCTTTAATGGCATCCCAATTTCTTCCCAGCCAATTGCGTACGGCATATGCCCTCCTCGCTGTCTTCCGATCTGCAATAAGGGAGTTTGTTTCCGAGGCTTATCGCTCCGCATACTCCTCGGTAAAAACGAGCCGCCCGGCTTTCTCCTGCGCGTCGATGCGCACCCTCAAGTCCGGCGGCAGTTCAATCTTGCGTTCCTCGGGAAACTTCCTTTCAAATAGCTCGGGACGGAGAAAAAACTCATCTGGGGTGGCGATGCCAGCCTGGCTCTTCACATCGCTGACGAACCACTCGCGCCGCAAAAAGTCGGGTTTGAAGTACGCCCTGAGATCTTCGTCGCTCCACTGCCGCAGTTGGTGGCCATCGTGACTGGAGTAGGTCATCAGGTCGGTGGTCAGATCCCAGTACAGGTCGAGCTGCATCCCATAACCGCGCTCCTTCAGCGCGGGATTGCGATGCTCGGCAACGCGGGTTTCGATGAAGATTAATTTTCCCTCGTGGTCGTATTCCTCGACCCGCAGCGGATAGAGCGCATGTTGATCCAGCCAATAGAGAATGCGCGGCGTGTAGTAGCCCGGCAGCCATTCGTCGCGCACGCGCGCTTCCACGACATAACACGGGACGCCGCCATCAGCCGTATAAGCAGGGTAGTCCTTGCCCATCAGCTTCACCTCGCTCACCGCAGTGTCGTGCAGCGCTCCGGTGGCATCAGTCAGGGTAATGGATTTGCGTGTGGTGGGGAAACGGAGGGTTTTGTGCAGGACATCCGTGCCAATAATTCTCCAGCTCCACTCCCAGGCATCGCGACCGAAAGTGTCATCGAAGGTAAAGGCTTGATTGGGGAACCGGTCGCCGCGGCGCGGTTGCGGCTGGCGACGAACGCGGCGCAACCCCGGTGTGTACACGAACATGTCGATCTTTTTCGAGAAGGAACGATCCGTGCGGTAGCGGGAAAAAAGCGATTGATTGCCGCGCTTTTCCGGAGGGCCGGTGTCTTGAGAAAGCGAGGTCACAAAGCTTTGGCCGGGCATGGTGTTGTACAATTCCTCCAACAGCCCCTGGGTGCCTCTATAAGCGACGATGCCCGAGGTTTGGCTTTGTACAATGAGATGTCCCCACTGATCGATCGTGGCACCAGCATCGGCATAGACGCACGACCAGCGCGGCTGGTGGGGGAACTCCATGGAGCGAAGCCCGAGCTCTTCCGCCGTATAGGGAGGAGAAAACGGGTAGGGTTCCGCCGGTAGATACGGAAACTGCGCATGACGCGGTGCGTCGGTCGAGAAGTCGAGACGCTCGCGCTCTTGCGGGGACAGCTCGGCAACGGTTTTCCATGTCTTGGTTCCATTGTCCCTGCTTTGTCCCCAGACGTGAATAACGGGTAGCCACAACATCCACCATAAGCAAAAGACCACTAACCGCACGAACATGGCATGCTCTCCTTCGTTGCTTGCTGGCTCGGTTATAGACCAGGGGCGCAGCAAGGCAAAGCCGGGTTCTGTCTCTGTCTCCCTTCTCTGTCTCTGCCCTGCGCGCTATGCTATGCCGCATGTGGGAGAAAGCAGAACAAAAGGAGGGCATATTATGCCGATGTATTTGGATGAAATCTGGCTCAACGAAACTTCGGCCGATAACGTGAAGAAAATCCACAAAATGTTCCAGGGGGTATTGAGCGGCGCTTCTGGCTTCCCAGAAGGTGTCACACTCAAAGCCGGACCATGGGCCTCGAACGAGGAGGCGAAGATCATTCTCGTGTTGGATATTCAGGATCATGCGAAGACCTTCGTTGTCTTCTCTAGCATCATGGCAAGCGGCTTAGTCCTCAAACGTCGCCTCTCTCCGATCGTTGACTGGAGCGCCATGGACGACGTGGTCAAGACA
The window above is part of the Deltaproteobacteria bacterium genome. Proteins encoded here:
- a CDS encoding FAD-binding oxidoreductase, whose protein sequence is MSDRRLSIWGWGYEDQQPTLDQRKATAQAIAASLNRSDVELDPEPKVEELELRAPRLVPPASLAAICSSSTYDRAAHSYGKAMPDLIRAYRRQFPNPPDVVAFPRTEADIVSLLDWCSSVNAFAIPFGGGSSVTGGVEPPADGSQRASVSIDLRYLNKVLEIDRTSRAARIQAGVYGPALEDQLRPHGYTLRHYPQSFEVSSLGGWIATRSGGHFASLYTHIDDFVESLRVVTPRGTLESRRLPGSGAGPSPDRMFIGSEGILGIITEAWMRLQDRPVYRASAGVRFEKFASAVTAVRIMSQSGLYPTNCRLLDPMEVKRNKVGDGTGTMVMLGFESADHPLDAWMNRALECCRDHGGATPNGVIIKGGGETAGREGSVGDWRDAFIRMPYQSISMAAMGAIFDTVESSITWERFDAFYAGVMDATRKALDDICGGGILSCRFTHIYPDGPAPYFTFLGLGKRGGELEQWKALKSAACDVVIRLGGTITHHHSVGRIHRPWYDKQRPDLFAAALRAAKSALDPQGMLNPGVLIDP
- a CDS encoding DUF1329 domain-containing protein, producing MFVRLVVFCLWWMLWLPVIHVWGQSRDNGTKTWKTVAELSPQERERLDFSTDAPRHAQFPYLPAEPYPFSPPYTAEELGLRSMEFPHQPRWSCVYADAGATIDQWGHLIVQSQTSGIVAYRGTQGLLEELYNTMPGQSFVTSLSQDTGPPEKRGNQSLFSRYRTDRSFSKKIDMFVYTPGLRRVRRQPQPRRGDRFPNQAFTFDDTFGRDAWEWSWRIIGTDVLHKTLRFPTTRKSITLTDATGALHDTAVSEVKLMGKDYPAYTADGGVPCYVVEARVRDEWLPGYYTPRILYWLDQHALYPLRVEEYDHEGKLIFIETRVAEHRNPALKERGYGMQLDLYWDLTTDLMTYSSHDGHQLRQWSDEDLRAYFKPDFLRREWFVSDVKSQAGIATPDEFFLRPELFERKFPEERKIELPPDLRVRIDAQEKAGRLVFTEEYAER
- a CDS encoding thiamine pyrophosphate-binding protein, whose protein sequence is MPRGADGVVQALKEAGVDTIFGIPSIHNIGLYDVLRREPSIRHIQCRHEAAATHMADGYARAGGRLGVIVSSTGPGAGFTLSSMQEAWGSCSPVLMITTDIDAAKIGKGLGVLHELEEQGSLFRTVTKATFCVRPGDDFRATTKKAIELALSGRPGPVCIQAPTDLLAGEVTASSATAEATASSAPPLPARLDEAVALLRRAKQPLIILGTDAAREQVSADLTALAEAICAPVIVSTAAKGVVAEDHPLTFGNLARRMAVKDLVPQCDVALAIGTRLREVDGKRRGLVLPEQLIHVDWDERWIGKNFPTAVPLVGDVRAITKELRRQLEGGEPYSGARQQRVAEWRTQSDTERARLQQELIEVRYLDAIRACLPRDSTLVLDNAQLAYWAEYFYPSYQANGVIGAKGSGLLGFSFPGAIGAKVARPEKPVVGIIGDGGFLYTSQELATCVRHKIGFPMIVVNDNAYGVIGYLQRTAYQEEYEARLTNPDFVAFANAFGVRATRVRTPDELGATLEKALASGEMHLIELQTTIAAPPFGKY
- a CDS encoding Uma2 family endonuclease; translated protein: MPYAIGWEEIGMPLKLNVQAAHLSDAQFLQLCRENPELHIEMNARGELVIMPPTGMKTGFRNSTLNFLLAGWSKEDDTGISFDSSTMFTLPNGARRSPDASWIGRERWEVLTEEQQEGIGPFCPDFVVELRSPSDRLPVLQEKMQEYLDNGARLGWLIDPLEKRVHVYRPAHAVEVLDDPESLSGDPVLPGFVLPVREVW